A stretch of Anaeromyxobacter dehalogenans 2CP-1 DNA encodes these proteins:
- the gspN gene encoding type II secretion system protein GspN: MKLDLGRIRLPSMPWLARLPGMSRVDWNVWRPRAGYGVFALLAFAVALRATFPSEAVRERLILEAGARGWQFEADDIGPGGLLGVTAEGVRLEDHASHQLAIDRVSASLQVLPLLLGRQVMDVDALVYEGRVRGSTALNGAERRTVLALQGLDLARAVPLKVATGMDLQGAVSGSVDVTVPEAPAGRPTGRMQLAVSRAGVAGGQLPIPGMATGLRLPRVGLGEIAASVKLEGGKAAVERLEAKGGDVELATDGLAVTLGPRLEHAAVFGKATVRIQPAFWSASATAGLRPIVEAALASARTPDGAYRLQVVGTLGHPRIVLTPGQGRAPMGGGDEE, translated from the coding sequence ATGAAGCTCGACCTCGGACGGATCCGGCTCCCCTCGATGCCGTGGCTCGCGCGCCTCCCGGGCATGTCGCGGGTGGACTGGAACGTGTGGCGACCGCGCGCCGGCTACGGCGTGTTCGCGCTGCTCGCGTTCGCGGTGGCGCTCCGCGCCACGTTCCCCTCCGAGGCGGTGCGCGAGCGGCTGATCCTCGAGGCGGGCGCGCGCGGCTGGCAGTTCGAGGCCGACGACATCGGCCCGGGCGGCCTGCTCGGCGTGACGGCGGAGGGCGTCCGGCTCGAGGACCACGCCTCGCACCAGCTCGCCATCGACCGGGTGAGCGCGTCGCTCCAGGTGCTGCCGCTGCTGCTCGGCCGGCAGGTGATGGACGTGGACGCGCTCGTCTACGAGGGCCGCGTGCGCGGCAGCACCGCCCTGAACGGCGCCGAGCGGCGCACGGTCCTGGCGCTCCAGGGGCTCGACCTGGCCCGGGCGGTCCCGCTGAAGGTCGCCACCGGCATGGACCTGCAGGGCGCGGTCTCGGGCTCGGTGGACGTCACCGTGCCGGAGGCGCCGGCGGGCCGGCCCACCGGCCGCATGCAGCTGGCGGTGTCCCGCGCCGGCGTGGCCGGGGGCCAGCTGCCCATCCCCGGCATGGCCACCGGCCTGCGCCTCCCGCGCGTCGGCCTCGGCGAGATCGCCGCCAGCGTGAAGCTGGAGGGCGGCAAGGCGGCGGTGGAGCGGCTCGAGGCGAAGGGCGGCGACGTGGAGCTCGCCACCGACGGGCTGGCGGTGACCCTCGGGCCGCGCCTCGAGCACGCGGCCGTGTTCGGCAAGGCGACCGTGCGCATCCAGCCGGCCTTCTGGAGCGCGAGCGCGACCGCCGGCCTGCGGCCCATCGTGGAGGCGGCGCTCGCCTCGGCCCGCACGCCGGACGGCGCCTACCGGCTCCAGGTGGTGGGGACGCTCGGACACCCGCGCATCGTGCTGACGCCGGGGCAGGGCCGCGCGCCCATGGGCGGCGGCGACGAGGAGTAG
- the gspM gene encoding type II secretion system protein GspM, with protein MDFLRKLRADVAAWMAKLAPRERVLVTVAALGVALFAIWLVSLSISRGISAREARIEDKTKVLSQVGKLAEGYRRRQAERQAIESRLKGPPVQLLSHISQAGTALGIEVTDLRPTTTQGDLEGLREEAVEVSIARVDLGRLARLMQSLERGPGVVKVRRVRVTTRTDDPALVDATVVVSTYQLKA; from the coding sequence ATGGACTTCCTCCGCAAGCTGCGCGCCGACGTGGCGGCCTGGATGGCGAAGCTCGCGCCGCGCGAGCGGGTGCTCGTCACGGTCGCGGCGCTGGGCGTGGCGCTGTTCGCGATCTGGCTGGTCTCGCTCTCCATCAGCCGCGGCATCTCCGCGCGCGAGGCGCGCATCGAGGACAAGACCAAGGTCCTGTCGCAGGTCGGCAAGCTGGCGGAGGGCTACCGGCGCCGCCAGGCGGAGCGGCAGGCGATCGAGTCGCGCCTGAAGGGGCCGCCGGTGCAGCTCCTCAGCCACATCTCGCAGGCCGGCACCGCGCTCGGCATCGAGGTCACCGACCTGCGCCCCACCACCACGCAGGGCGACCTCGAGGGCCTGCGCGAGGAGGCGGTGGAGGTCAGCATCGCGCGCGTGGACCTGGGCCGGCTCGCCCGGCTGATGCAGAGCCTGGAGCGCGGCCCGGGCGTGGTGAAGGTGCGCCGCGTCCGCGTCACCACCCGCACCGACGACCCCGCGCTCGTGGACGCGACGGTGGTGGTCTCCACCTACCAGCTCAAGGCCTGA
- a CDS encoding methyl-accepting chemotaxis protein has protein sequence MRFGWRLVRNVASMILLGTALGWWVTQAFPLSAPQREALRWALLASVALEWAAAGGAVWALSRPLRAADDAHRGAGAIPTPLALRAAATGHRLPAYTAAVVLAAGVLATVVLTALARARGVPLDLGLAGAAVGFASASLAAMLCYALAGTAAGEVFERLGPDAEVAVQGTVRGKILILALGLITICVLLFAATGYVRYRGDIDREYVATAAHAQESAVASGVAASDAELAEHLWLVTGTPSAVLGPGGAVVARFGAGRVPFEGAAAAAAGALRVEDGWLVSRATASGGRVVSWLPEEPVRARRRAFWGALAVSALVVYAATALLAWLAASAITLPFRTLGRAADRIASGDLAASPPSVSRDEMGQLAADFRRMAQGLKALVVDVQSASEGVSAGAREAGAIGERVRAGALDQHAGAVAAQGAVEAMEGSIALVARGVGGLSEYVSATTQQVGEMASGLDEVRRKGAELERAMAVALRDVESLAHAGRDADATLAELEQHAGHAAGTLSAVRSSIGTLERAAEESERTAGMVADVAERAGGVVEETVHGIEALRAAVADAHRRVAALGRRSDDIDQVVDFISEVAGRTSLLSLNASIIASQAGEHGKGFAVVAEQIRELAAQIARSTTSIGDIVRAVRDDVEGTAALIDRGDALAGEGVKLARNSLEALGEIRRSTAQGRETAAAIRAAVGSHAQSTHEVSLLVESVAEGSRAVAAAVQLVGRSAAGVNTASRSVNAMADQVARALEDQSTRGRQQLESLGRVERMLAEIGRAVEHHNAATRRVREGLRALSQTAGDHERAVEGLSGLAERLGSRSRALAERVGRFKV, from the coding sequence ATGCGCTTCGGTTGGCGGCTGGTCCGGAACGTCGCGTCGATGATCCTGCTCGGCACGGCGCTGGGGTGGTGGGTGACGCAGGCGTTCCCGCTCTCCGCGCCCCAGCGCGAGGCGCTGCGGTGGGCGCTCCTCGCGAGCGTGGCGCTGGAGTGGGCCGCGGCGGGCGGGGCCGTCTGGGCCCTGTCGCGGCCGCTGCGCGCCGCCGACGACGCGCACCGCGGCGCCGGCGCCATCCCGACGCCGCTCGCGCTGCGCGCCGCCGCCACCGGCCACCGGCTGCCTGCCTACACCGCCGCGGTGGTGCTCGCCGCCGGCGTGCTCGCCACGGTGGTGCTGACCGCGCTGGCCCGCGCGCGCGGGGTCCCGCTCGACCTCGGCCTGGCCGGCGCCGCGGTGGGCTTCGCCAGCGCCTCGCTCGCGGCGATGCTCTGCTACGCGCTCGCCGGCACCGCCGCCGGCGAGGTGTTCGAGCGGCTCGGCCCGGACGCCGAGGTCGCCGTCCAGGGCACGGTGCGCGGGAAGATCCTGATCCTCGCGCTCGGCCTCATCACCATCTGCGTGCTCCTCTTCGCCGCCACCGGCTACGTCCGCTACCGGGGCGACATCGATCGCGAGTACGTCGCCACCGCCGCCCACGCGCAGGAGAGCGCGGTCGCCTCCGGCGTGGCCGCGAGCGACGCGGAGCTGGCCGAGCACCTCTGGCTCGTGACCGGCACGCCCTCGGCCGTGCTCGGCCCCGGCGGCGCGGTGGTGGCGCGCTTCGGCGCGGGCCGGGTCCCGTTCGAGGGCGCGGCCGCTGCGGCCGCGGGCGCGCTCCGGGTCGAGGACGGCTGGCTCGTGTCGCGCGCCACCGCCTCGGGCGGGCGCGTGGTCTCGTGGCTCCCGGAGGAGCCGGTGCGCGCGCGGCGGCGCGCGTTCTGGGGCGCGCTCGCCGTCAGCGCCCTGGTGGTCTACGCGGCGACCGCGCTGCTCGCCTGGCTCGCCGCCAGCGCCATCACGCTCCCGTTCCGGACGCTCGGCCGCGCCGCGGACCGCATCGCCTCGGGCGACCTCGCCGCCAGCCCGCCGTCGGTCTCGCGCGACGAGATGGGCCAGCTCGCCGCCGACTTCCGGCGCATGGCGCAGGGGTTGAAGGCGCTGGTCGTGGACGTGCAATCGGCGAGCGAGGGCGTCTCGGCCGGCGCGCGCGAGGCGGGCGCCATCGGCGAGCGGGTGCGGGCCGGCGCGCTGGACCAGCACGCCGGGGCGGTGGCGGCGCAGGGCGCGGTGGAGGCGATGGAGGGCTCGATCGCGCTGGTGGCGCGCGGGGTCGGCGGCCTGTCGGAGTACGTCTCGGCGACCACGCAGCAGGTGGGCGAGATGGCGTCCGGCCTGGACGAGGTGCGGCGGAAGGGGGCCGAGCTGGAGCGCGCCATGGCGGTCGCGCTCCGCGACGTGGAGTCGCTCGCGCACGCGGGCCGCGACGCCGACGCCACGCTCGCCGAGCTGGAGCAGCACGCCGGCCATGCCGCCGGGACGCTCTCGGCGGTGCGGTCGTCCATCGGGACGCTGGAGCGCGCCGCCGAGGAGAGCGAGCGCACCGCCGGGATGGTGGCCGACGTGGCCGAGCGGGCCGGCGGGGTGGTGGAGGAGACGGTGCACGGGATCGAGGCGCTGCGCGCGGCGGTCGCCGACGCGCACCGCCGCGTGGCGGCGCTGGGGCGGCGCTCCGACGACATCGACCAGGTGGTGGACTTCATCTCGGAGGTGGCCGGGCGCACCAGCCTGCTGTCGCTCAACGCCTCCATCATCGCCTCGCAGGCGGGCGAGCACGGCAAGGGCTTCGCGGTGGTGGCCGAGCAGATCCGCGAGCTGGCGGCGCAGATCGCCCGCTCGACCACGTCGATCGGCGACATCGTCCGCGCGGTGCGCGACGACGTGGAGGGCACCGCCGCCCTCATCGACCGCGGCGACGCGCTCGCCGGCGAGGGCGTGAAGCTGGCCCGCAACTCGCTCGAGGCGCTCGGCGAGATCCGCCGCTCCACCGCGCAGGGGCGCGAGACCGCCGCCGCGATCCGGGCGGCGGTCGGCTCGCACGCACAGTCCACGCACGAGGTCTCGCTGCTGGTGGAGTCGGTGGCGGAGGGCTCTCGCGCGGTCGCGGCCGCGGTGCAGCTGGTGGGCCGCAGCGCCGCCGGGGTGAACACCGCGTCGCGCAGCGTGAACGCGATGGCCGACCAGGTGGCGCGCGCGCTGGAGGACCAGTCCACGCGGGGCCGGCAGCAGCTGGAGAGCCTCGGGCGCGTGGAGCGGATGCTCGCGGAGATCGGGCGCGCGGTGGAGCACCACAACGCGGCCACGCGCCGGGTCCGCGAGGGGCTGCGGGCGCTCTCGCAGACGGCCGGCGACCACGAGCGCGCGGTGGAGGGGCTGTCCGGCCTGGCCGAGCGGCTCGGCTCCCGCTCGCGCGCGCTGGCGGAGCGGGTGGGGCGCTTCAAGGTCTAG